One segment of Pleuronectes platessa chromosome 21, fPlePla1.1, whole genome shotgun sequence DNA contains the following:
- the LOC128427024 gene encoding neurotrypsin: MTRTHRAGRMALRGREMLCLIGTCLWLPLLAEVVAEDSYLNEVQNSVPLSCSEGFTELGYYNGTVSQTDSGAPCLKWTEFPDYVMQYPGRGLGDHSYCRNPDRESNPWCFFRQNSGAIGWAYCDCHQGAARLVGSLFSGTGRVEVYLNGQWGAVCDSHWSDRDASVICKQLGLGDIGTALQHSQFGSGSGLFHYERLGCRGDEDTLSRCRSRTFVTGDCSHGNEAAVLCAPPEGSGPPLRLVGGEEDFEGRVEVFHTGRWGSVCDDQWDDRDAEVVCRQLGFGGVAKAWSWAHFGQGSGPILLDAVKCTGNELFLDQCPHGDWEQHNCDHMEDAGVSCSPYTDGVVRLVGGDSPWEGRVEVLHNGDWGTVCDDHWNQQHAEVVCRQLGYRGHAEVVSDGTFGEGVGLILLDDVHCEGSETSLLDCPHGIWGRTDCSHGEDVGVRCRGRFGLETNEVPVISPSTGPLVRLVGGSSRKEGRVEVYLHGDWGSICDSGWNNLNAAVVCRQLGHSGGAVATGGFGQGKGPIHLDRVRCTGKEEFLGECPSLGQSFQGCRRRDDAGVSCDVTPREAPAQPKPQELSCGLRKLVEEESKRRSRGEENMHTTTWPWQVSVWLQSQEKDGGPLCSGTLISPCWALTSAHCVSRFGGDPSQYVVRVGASKQTLTPEQVVVHRKYKGQSGGHDLALLKLPSAKGHCLTFDTDTNAACLPAADSGSGGNGPSSCVVMVTAGWTGPDSVLASWVPLMSSWQCKKRYGDSFSSHGTLCAGSPPDTSLLHGSSCQGNSGGGLVCQRAAGRWVLTGVVAGGFSCAEPSSPALYTRVSRFRGWIDEVLNVTQRPEEPHTHTHTQTQEDQTHNDVTHTAHEGHTQGEGEDIYLHMHDQQQTNEIGEIKQKHAHAHSHTNQHGNTHTKSPHANHEADTNTQLLV; encoded by the exons TGCCTCTGTCCTGCTCTGAGGGATTCACAGAGTTGGGGTACTACAACGGCACAGTGTCCCAGACGGACTCTGGCGCCCCCTGTCTGAAATGGACCGAGTTTCCGGACTACGTTATGCAGTACCCGGGCCGAGGGCTGGGCGACCACAGCTACTGCAGGAACCCGGACCGAGAGTCCAACCCCTGGTGTTTCTTCAGACAGAACTCTGGAGCCATTGGATGGGCGTACTGCGACTGCCACCAGG GCGCCGCTCGTCTGGTCGGCAGCTTGTTCTCTGGCACCGGGCGGGTTGAGGTGTACCTGAACGGCCAGTGGGGGGCAGTGTGTGACTCTCACTGGTCGGACCGAGACGCCAGCGTGATCTGCAAGCAGCTGGGTCTGGG TGACATCGGCACAGCGCTGCAGCACTCTCAGTTCGGCTCGGGCTCCGGCCTCTTTCACTACGAGCGTCTGGGTTGCCGCGGGGACGAGGACACCCTGAGCCGCTGCCGGAGCAGGACGTTCGTCACCGGTGACTGTAGCCATGGAAACGAGGCGGCTGTGCTGTGCGCGCCACCAGAAG GCAGTGGTCCTCCGCTGCGTTTGGTCGGAGGTGAGGAAGACTTTGAAGGTCGAGTGGAGGTGTTCCACACTGGAAGGTGGGGCTCGGTCTGCGATGACCAGTGGGACGACAGAGATGCTGAGGTGGTGTGCAGGCAGCTGGGTTTCGG gGGCGTAGCGAAGGCCTGGTCGTGGGCTCACTTCGGTCAGGGCTCAGGCCCGATCCTGCTTGACGCCGTGAAGTGCACAGGAAACGAGCTGTTCCTGGATCAGTGTCCCCACGGCGACTGGGAGCAACACAACTGTGACCACATGGAGGATGCTGGGGTCTCCTGCAGCCCTTACACtg ACGGCGTGGTGCGTCTGGTGGGAGGAGACAGTCCCTGGGAGGGTCGAGTGGAAGTGTTACACAACGGCGACTGGGGGACGGTGTGCGACGACCACTGGAACCAGCAGCACGCGGAGGTGGTCTGCAGACAGCTGGGCTACAG GGGTCACGCGGAGGTCGTGTCAGACGGCACCTTCGGGGAGGGTGTGGGTCTGATCCTGCTGGACGACGTGCACTGTGAGGGATCCGAGACCTCCCTGCTGGACTGCCCGCACGGGATCTGGGGGCGGACCGACTGCTCTCACGGCGAGGACGTCGGGGTTCGATGCCGGGGCCGATTCGGCCTCGAGACCAACGAGGTGCCGGTTATCTCCCCTTCCACAG GTCCCCTGGTGCGTCTCGTGGGGGGCAGCAGCCGAAAGGAGGGTCGAGTGGAGGTGTACCTCCATGGTGACTGGGGGAGTATCTGCGACTCGGGTTGGAACAACCTGAACGCAGCTGTGGTGTGCAGGCAGCTCGGACACAG TGGTGGAGCCGTCGCAACAGGAGGGTTCGGTCAGGGGAAAGGCCCCATTCACCTGGACCGGGTGAGGTGCACGGGGAAGGAGGAGTTCCTGGGCGAGTGCCCCTCCCTGGGTCAGAGCTTCCAGGGCTGCAGACGCAGGGACGACGCCGGGGTGAGCTGTGACGTCACGCCGCGGGAGGCACCGGCTCAGCCCAAACCTCAGGAGCTGAGCTGTGGGCTGAggaagctggtggaggaggagagcaagaggaggagcCGAGGAGAGGAGAACATGCACAC gaCCACGTGGCCATGGCAGGTGTCCGTGTGGCTTCAGTCCCAAGAGAAAGATGGCGGTCCTCTCTGCAGCGGCACTCTGATCAGCCCCTGCTGGGCGCTGACCTCCGCTCACTGTGTCAGCAG gttCGGCGGCGACCCCTCCCAGTACGTGGTGCGTGTCGGGGCGTCCAAGCAGACCCTCACGCCGGAGCAGGTGGTCGTTCACCGGAAGTACAAGGGCCAGAGCGGGGGTCATGACCTGGCCTTATTGAAGCTGCCCAGCGCCAAGGGTCACTGTCTGACCTTTGACACTGACACGAACGCTGCGTGCCTTCCTGCCGCTGATTCGGGATCAGGGGGAAACGGTCCATCCTCTTGTGTCGTCATGGTCACCGCTGGATGGACAGGACCAG ACTCCGTGCTCGCATCCTGGGTCCCTCTGATGTCGTCCTGGCAATGTAAGAAGCGCTATGGCGACAGTTTCTCCAGCCACGGCACGCTGTGCGCTGGCAGCCCGCCAGACACCAGCCTCCTCCACGGCAGCAGTTGTCAGGGCAACTCCGGAGGCGGGCTGGTGTGTCAGCGCGCGGCCGGTCGCTGGGTCCTCACCGGGGTCGTGGCCGGGGGCTTCAGCTGCGCCGAGCCGTCCTCCCCGGCGCTCTACACTCGGGTCAGCCGCTTCCGGGGCTGGATCGACGAGGTCCTCAATGTGACGCAGCGTCCGGAGGagccgcacacgcacacgcacacgcagacaCAAGAAGATCAGACGCACAACGATGTAACGCACACAGCAcatgaaggacacacacagggcgAGGGCGAAGACATATACCTACACATGCACGATCAACAGCAGACAAATGAAATCGGTGAGATCAAGCAGAAACACGCACACGCTCATTCGCACACCAATCAGCACGGTAACACGCACACCAAGAGCCCACACGCAAACCATgaagcagacacaaacacacaactcctggTCTGA